A single genomic interval of Zunongwangia sp. HGR-M22 harbors:
- the hemB gene encoding porphobilinogen synthase has translation MFPLRRSRRLRTNESIRSLVRETNLSPQDFMFPMFIAEGKGIKTEIPSMPGIYRQSIDGTVKEVKELWNLGVKAVNLYVKVSENLKDNTGKEAWNKDGLMQQSIKAIKDAVPEMIVMPDVALDPYSIYGHDGIIENGQIINDATVDALTQMSISHAEAGADFVAPSDMMDGRILAIRNGLEENGFHNVGIMSYSAKYASAFYGPFRDALDSAPKASTEPVPKDKKTYQMDYANRIEAIKEAVDDVEEGADIVMVKPGMAYLDIVREVKDHVDVPVAVYHVSGEYAMIKAAAEKGWLDHDKIVLEQLFCIKRAGASIISTYFAKEAAKLLQ, from the coding sequence ATGTTTCCATTACGAAGAAGTAGAAGATTACGAACTAATGAATCTATAAGAAGTTTAGTTCGCGAAACAAATTTGAGTCCGCAAGATTTTATGTTTCCAATGTTTATTGCGGAAGGTAAAGGAATAAAAACAGAAATACCGTCGATGCCCGGCATTTACCGCCAATCGATAGATGGCACAGTAAAAGAAGTTAAAGAATTATGGAATCTGGGCGTAAAAGCGGTAAATCTTTATGTAAAAGTTAGTGAAAATCTAAAAGATAACACCGGTAAAGAAGCATGGAACAAAGATGGTCTTATGCAACAAAGCATAAAAGCCATTAAAGATGCTGTACCTGAAATGATTGTGATGCCCGATGTAGCCTTAGACCCTTACTCGATTTACGGTCACGATGGAATTATTGAAAATGGGCAAATTATTAACGATGCTACCGTAGATGCGCTAACCCAAATGAGTATTAGCCATGCTGAAGCGGGGGCCGATTTTGTTGCACCTAGTGATATGATGGATGGGCGTATCCTTGCTATCCGAAATGGTTTAGAAGAAAACGGATTCCATAATGTAGGGATTATGAGCTATAGTGCTAAATATGCTTCAGCCTTTTACGGCCCGTTTAGAGATGCATTAGATTCTGCTCCAAAAGCAAGTACAGAACCTGTGCCTAAAGACAAGAAAACCTATCAAATGGATTATGCCAACCGTATTGAAGCTATTAAAGAAGCGGTTGATGATGTTGAAGAAGGAGCTGACATTGTAATGGTAAAACCAGGTATGGCTTATTTGGATATAGTTCGAGAAGTTAAAGATCATGTAGATGTTCCTGTTGCGGTTTATCATGTTTCCGGAGAATACGCCATGATTAAAGCTGCTGCTGAAAAAGGTTGGTTAGATCACGATAAAATTGTGCTAGAGCAGCTATTTTGCATCAAGCGAGCCGGCGCAAGCATTATTTCTACTTATTTCGCTAAGGAAGCTGCAAAATTGCTTCAATAA
- a CDS encoding CNNM domain-containing protein, translating into MGLLLVFAAFSIFFSFMCSILEAALLSFTPSFIKIKRQEGKKYAEILANFKKDIDKPLIAILTINTVAHTVGSILVGVQAEKTYGDGSNAVGIVSGLLTLGILILSEIIPKTLGATYWDKMGSFTATTLRIMIAPLKYTGILWLLMLTTRLIGKSAKVNTMSREEFAAITEAAEEEGVFEENESTVIKNMLVFKSVQVKDIMTPFSVAITEDESMSIADFHHSHKNLKFSRIPVYKEKSNNISGFILKDDVLEEMIKQNGESKLESLKREVFVTTAEVPIPDLFDIFIRKRTHISIVTDEFGNVVGLVTMEDIIETLLGLEIMDESDSIEDMQKLARKNWERRAKRIGLIQRREEAQPEELENEKHVPENSSGNSKDNG; encoded by the coding sequence ATGGGATTACTCCTTGTTTTTGCTGCATTTTCGATATTCTTTTCTTTTATGTGCTCTATTTTAGAAGCTGCCCTATTAAGCTTCACCCCTTCTTTTATTAAGATAAAAAGACAAGAAGGAAAAAAATATGCCGAAATTTTAGCGAATTTTAAAAAGGACATTGATAAGCCACTAATTGCAATCCTTACCATTAACACCGTGGCTCATACTGTAGGATCTATATTGGTTGGTGTACAGGCAGAAAAAACTTATGGGGATGGTAGCAACGCTGTAGGTATAGTCTCTGGTTTATTAACATTGGGGATTTTAATTCTTTCTGAAATAATCCCAAAAACATTAGGTGCCACCTATTGGGATAAAATGGGTTCGTTTACTGCCACCACCCTTCGTATAATGATCGCTCCTTTAAAATATACCGGTATCCTTTGGCTTTTAATGCTAACTACAAGATTGATTGGTAAATCGGCAAAAGTAAATACCATGAGTAGAGAAGAGTTTGCTGCGATTACCGAGGCTGCAGAAGAAGAAGGTGTTTTTGAAGAAAACGAAAGTACGGTAATTAAAAACATGTTGGTTTTTAAATCTGTACAGGTAAAAGATATTATGACGCCATTTTCGGTTGCCATTACCGAAGATGAATCCATGAGCATTGCAGATTTTCATCATTCTCATAAGAATTTAAAGTTTTCCAGAATTCCGGTTTACAAAGAGAAATCCAATAATATTTCAGGATTTATTCTGAAAGACGATGTATTGGAAGAAATGATTAAACAAAACGGAGAATCGAAATTGGAATCTTTAAAACGGGAAGTTTTTGTGACCACTGCTGAAGTTCCTATCCCAGACTTGTTTGACATTTTTATAAGAAAACGCACGCATATTTCTATCGTAACCGACGAATTTGGAAATGTTGTTGGCCTTGTTACTATGGAAGATATTATCGAAACCCTACTTGGTTTAGAGATTATGGACGAGAGTGACAGTATTGAAGATATGCAAAAACTCGCCCGTAAAAACTGGGAGCGAAGAGCAAAACGTATTGGCTTAATCCAACGAAGAGAAGAAGCACAACCAGAAGAATTAGAAAATGAAAAGCACGTACCTGAAAACTCCTCTGGGAACAGCAAAGATAACGGGTAA
- a CDS encoding methylated-DNA--[protein]-cysteine S-methyltransferase gives MKSTYLKTPLGTAKITGNQEGVSEIKISEEAQPHPDDNLPPCVVQAKNELAEYFNRNRQNFSFKMNPNGTHFQQKVWKALSEIPFGKTCSYLELSKKLGDPKAIRAVASANGKNPLWIVIPCHRVIGSDGSLTGYAGGLHRKKWLLELESPAPQQSLF, from the coding sequence ATGAAAAGCACGTACCTGAAAACTCCTCTGGGAACAGCAAAGATAACGGGTAACCAAGAAGGTGTTTCTGAAATTAAGATTTCAGAAGAAGCTCAACCTCATCCAGACGATAACCTTCCACCGTGTGTAGTACAGGCAAAAAATGAATTAGCTGAATATTTTAATCGGAATCGCCAAAACTTCAGTTTTAAGATGAATCCCAATGGGACCCATTTTCAGCAAAAAGTATGGAAAGCTTTATCTGAAATTCCTTTTGGCAAAACCTGCTCTTATTTAGAACTCTCAAAGAAACTTGGTGATCCTAAAGCGATACGAGCGGTAGCCTCTGCCAACGGGAAGAATCCGCTTTGGATTGTGATTCCCTGTCACCGTGTAATTGGCAGCGATGGCTCATTAACAGGTTATGCTGGCGGACTTCATCGTAAAAAGTGGCTTTTGGAGTTAGAAAGTCCGGCACCACAACAAAGCTTATTTTAA
- a CDS encoding serine hydrolase domain-containing protein, producing the protein MKKLLHFLKYLIGIIIVLVILIYALDYDYIFKGIRVTYLKGHKTAYIDDYTEFDNRVIKADSLNPQAWPESKNYNSVEASDSLENLNRELNTAAFLIIKNDSIWYEKYYDKYSAKSKTNSFSMAKSVVVALLGKAIRDGYITSIDEPVSHFFPQFDIRLTVGDLASMSSGLNWDESYYNPFGQTARAYLDDNIRKLILDLEVIEAPGKKFKYLSGNTELLGMVLEEATNKTLSQYLSESLWQSLGMQNDALWQLDSKENGMEKAYCCIASNARDFAKFGKLFMQNGHWNGRRLINSSFVRKMKNPRFEDAPYYGYGLWLSDYKEKKIFYMRGILGQYVIVIPEDDLIIVRLGQGLKKREGEAKHSPDFYKYIDETYKMLEEK; encoded by the coding sequence ATGAAAAAACTACTACATTTTCTAAAATACCTCATCGGAATAATTATCGTACTCGTTATTCTAATCTATGCCTTAGATTATGATTATATATTTAAAGGAATACGAGTTACTTATCTAAAAGGACATAAAACAGCCTATATCGATGATTATACCGAATTTGATAATCGTGTAATAAAGGCAGATAGTTTGAATCCGCAAGCCTGGCCAGAAAGTAAAAATTACAATTCGGTTGAAGCGAGCGATTCTTTAGAAAATCTTAATCGTGAATTGAATACGGCTGCGTTTTTAATTATCAAAAATGATAGTATTTGGTACGAAAAATATTACGATAAGTATTCGGCAAAAAGCAAAACAAATTCATTTTCGATGGCAAAAAGTGTGGTAGTAGCACTTTTAGGTAAAGCGATTCGTGACGGCTACATCACCAGCATCGATGAACCTGTAAGCCATTTTTTTCCGCAGTTTGATATAAGATTAACGGTTGGTGATTTAGCTTCGATGTCTTCTGGTCTTAACTGGGATGAAAGTTATTACAATCCCTTTGGGCAAACCGCAAGGGCATATTTAGACGATAATATCAGAAAACTAATTTTAGATCTTGAAGTTATAGAAGCGCCCGGTAAGAAATTTAAATACTTAAGTGGAAATACAGAGTTATTGGGTATGGTTTTAGAAGAAGCTACAAACAAAACTTTATCCCAATATTTGAGCGAAAGCTTATGGCAGTCATTAGGAATGCAAAATGATGCTTTATGGCAATTGGATAGCAAAGAAAATGGTATGGAAAAAGCCTATTGCTGTATTGCCAGTAATGCAAGAGATTTTGCAAAATTTGGGAAGCTTTTTATGCAAAATGGACATTGGAATGGTCGTCGCTTAATTAATTCATCTTTTGTTCGAAAAATGAAAAACCCTCGTTTTGAGGATGCTCCTTATTACGGCTATGGACTTTGGCTTAGCGATTACAAAGAGAAGAAAATTTTTTATATGCGAGGAATTTTAGGGCAATACGTTATTGTAATTCCTGAAGATGATTTGATAATCGTTCGCTTAGGACAAGGACTCAAAAAGCGTGAAGGAGAAGCAAAACATAGCCCAGATTTTTATAAGTATATAGATGAGACGTATAAGATGTTGGAAGAAAAATAA
- a CDS encoding S9 family peptidase, producing MKKLMLVMSLVINGSVGFAQQRMTPEKLWQVERISVLGLDKSGEQLYYKLSIPNVEENDFATKYYQIPADGGTAKEITKDEVAVGEDRNTSPNGEYKLFHKEVHLEDVKSKDLYKDLEKSDAYVFSDLDIRHWDTWQDGSFAHVFYKKADQEDSEGIDIMPNEPYYSPQKPFGGEEDYCWSPDGKSIYYVSKKLKGKKYATSTNTDIYKYNLEAKETENITKENKGYDTNPAFSSEGALAWLQMKEDGYEADKNDIVVLENGVKQNLTANWDGTVNSFLWAKNGEEIYFTAPVDGTIQLFKVNYPGKKRIAAVVEQLSEGQFDVTGIIAEKKKELLVTRTDMNHAAEVFSFNLKKKTFEQITNVNTELYAALDLPKVEKRYVSTTDGKKMLVWVILPPNFDASKKYPTLLYAQGGPQSPLSQFYSFRWNFQVMASQGYIVVAPNRRGMQGHGVAWNEDISKDWGGQVMDDYLAAIDEVAKEPYVDNERLAAVGASYGGYSVFYLAGIHNNRFKTFIAHDGVFDTRSMYGTTEELFFVNHDFGGPYWEKDNADAQKAYNEFNPITKVANWDTPILIYQGGKDYRVPIEQGLGAYQAAQLLGLKSRLVYFPDENHWVLKPQNALVWQSEFFKWLEETL from the coding sequence ATGAAAAAATTAATGCTGGTTATGAGCTTAGTGATTAACGGATCTGTTGGTTTTGCACAACAAAGAATGACTCCGGAAAAATTATGGCAGGTCGAGAGGATAAGTGTTTTGGGGCTGGATAAAAGCGGTGAACAATTATATTATAAACTTTCCATCCCAAATGTTGAAGAAAATGATTTTGCTACAAAATATTATCAAATTCCTGCTGATGGAGGCACAGCGAAAGAGATCACTAAAGATGAGGTTGCAGTTGGGGAAGACAGAAATACTTCTCCAAATGGTGAATATAAGCTCTTTCACAAAGAGGTGCATTTAGAAGATGTAAAATCCAAAGATCTTTACAAGGATCTAGAAAAATCTGACGCGTATGTGTTTTCAGATTTAGACATTCGTCATTGGGATACCTGGCAAGATGGAAGCTTTGCGCATGTTTTTTATAAAAAAGCAGATCAGGAAGATAGCGAAGGCATTGATATTATGCCGAACGAGCCATATTACAGTCCGCAGAAACCTTTTGGAGGCGAAGAAGATTATTGCTGGTCTCCAGACGGTAAGAGTATCTATTATGTCTCTAAAAAGTTGAAAGGTAAGAAGTATGCTACAAGTACAAATACCGATATTTATAAGTATAATTTAGAAGCTAAAGAGACCGAAAATATCACCAAAGAGAATAAGGGATATGACACCAATCCTGCTTTTTCTTCGGAAGGGGCTTTGGCCTGGTTGCAAATGAAGGAAGACGGTTACGAGGCGGATAAAAATGATATCGTTGTTTTAGAAAATGGCGTAAAACAAAACCTTACGGCCAACTGGGACGGGACGGTAAATAGCTTTTTATGGGCAAAAAACGGAGAGGAAATCTATTTTACCGCTCCGGTAGATGGTACCATTCAATTATTCAAAGTGAATTATCCTGGTAAAAAACGAATTGCAGCTGTAGTAGAACAACTTTCTGAAGGTCAATTTGATGTTACTGGTATTATTGCTGAAAAGAAAAAAGAGCTATTGGTGACCCGCACCGATATGAATCATGCAGCTGAAGTATTTAGCTTTAATTTGAAGAAGAAAACTTTTGAACAAATAACGAATGTAAATACTGAATTATATGCTGCGTTAGATTTGCCGAAAGTAGAAAAACGATATGTAAGTACCACCGATGGTAAAAAGATGCTAGTTTGGGTAATTTTACCTCCTAATTTTGATGCATCAAAGAAGTATCCAACGTTACTTTATGCGCAGGGTGGACCACAATCTCCACTATCACAATTTTATTCTTTCCGATGGAATTTTCAGGTGATGGCGTCCCAGGGGTATATCGTAGTGGCGCCAAACCGTCGCGGTATGCAGGGACACGGCGTAGCATGGAATGAGGATATTAGTAAAGATTGGGGCGGCCAGGTAATGGATGATTATTTAGCTGCTATCGACGAGGTTGCTAAAGAACCGTATGTAGATAACGAACGTTTAGCCGCAGTAGGAGCAAGTTACGGAGGGTATTCGGTGTTTTATTTAGCCGGAATTCATAACAACCGATTTAAAACTTTTATAGCTCACGATGGTGTTTTTGATACTCGAAGCATGTATGGAACTACGGAAGAATTATTTTTTGTAAACCACGATTTTGGTGGGCCGTATTGGGAAAAAGATAACGCTGATGCGCAAAAAGCATATAACGAGTTTAACCCAATTACAAAAGTAGCCAATTGGGATACGCCAATTTTAATCTATCAGGGCGGTAAAGATTATCGTGTTCCGATAGAGCAAGGCTTAGGAGCTTATCAAGCAGCACAATTACTTGGTTTAAAAAGTAGATTAGTGTATTTTCCAGATGAAAATCATTGGGTACTAAAACCACAAAATGCTTTAGTTTGGCAAAGTGAATTTTTTAAATGGTTAGAAGAAACCCTTTAA
- a CDS encoding ankyrin repeat domain-containing protein: MLQKFVFVFLIITLVACKTRKVNSLDKAELDKTYKKLEAFIENDSVAAFKSLFKESHFDPNHVDSHTTVLFDAVSENNQEIVVFLLKKGADVNFISRYGTLMHWALEADHTEIAEILLNNDFDASVENKMVKNPEPLNVKAAFLVKEKKQNIQLFKKLLDSGMNPNLRDRDGACSLILACYFANSELISLLYKNGANMNIKAISWKDNPNFTPTEFTKNQYTPLMIAALFEKTEVVKQLLSYPEVDQNIEGLENHKTAYDIALESKNQDLITLFE; the protein is encoded by the coding sequence ATGCTCCAAAAATTTGTATTCGTTTTCCTAATTATTACGCTTGTCGCCTGTAAAACTCGAAAAGTTAATAGTTTAGATAAGGCTGAACTTGATAAAACCTATAAAAAACTAGAAGCTTTTATTGAAAATGACTCGGTTGCGGCCTTTAAAAGCCTTTTCAAGGAATCCCATTTTGACCCTAATCATGTTGATTCTCATACTACGGTATTATTTGATGCTGTTTCGGAAAACAACCAAGAAATTGTAGTTTTTCTATTAAAAAAAGGTGCCGATGTAAATTTTATTTCACGCTACGGAACTTTAATGCATTGGGCTTTGGAAGCAGATCATACTGAAATTGCTGAAATTTTACTGAATAATGATTTTGATGCTTCCGTTGAAAATAAAATGGTGAAAAACCCAGAACCGTTGAATGTTAAAGCTGCTTTTTTAGTTAAAGAGAAAAAACAAAACATACAGCTATTTAAAAAATTATTAGATAGTGGAATGAATCCTAACTTAAGAGATCGAGACGGTGCCTGTTCGCTAATTTTAGCCTGTTATTTCGCTAATTCTGAATTGATATCGTTGCTTTATAAAAACGGAGCAAATATGAATATAAAAGCGATTTCCTGGAAAGACAACCCAAATTTCACACCTACAGAATTTACCAAAAATCAATACACTCCTTTGATGATTGCGGCACTATTTGAAAAAACAGAAGTTGTAAAACAATTGCTAAGCTATCCTGAAGTCGATCAAAATATAGAGGGTTTAGAAAACCATAAAACCGCTTACGATATTGCTTTAGAAAGTAAAAACCAAGACTTAATCACCTTATTTGAATAG
- a CDS encoding 3'-5' exonuclease produces MNFEKLNIEHILFLDIETVPDQPSFEHWEEEKKDLWAEKTKYIRKDEYSPEEFYSRAGIWAEFGKIVCISVGFLSVKDEKRNFRLKSFSGDEKSILDNFSSLLNDHFNKPYHLLCAHNGKEFDFPFIARRMIIHQLKLPQKINNMGKKPWEIPHLDTMELWRFGDYKHFTSLKLLTHTLGIPSPKNDISGDQVFEVYYQENNLQRIVEYCERDVVAIAQIVLRLKQEALLKDSEISTV; encoded by the coding sequence ATGAATTTTGAAAAACTTAATATAGAACACATTTTATTTCTGGATATTGAAACGGTTCCAGATCAACCTTCTTTTGAACACTGGGAAGAAGAAAAAAAAGATTTATGGGCTGAAAAAACCAAATATATTCGAAAAGATGAGTATTCACCAGAAGAATTTTATTCCAGAGCAGGAATTTGGGCCGAGTTCGGCAAAATTGTTTGTATTTCAGTAGGATTTTTAAGTGTAAAAGATGAAAAAAGAAATTTTAGACTGAAAAGTTTTTCGGGAGATGAAAAATCGATTTTAGATAATTTCAGTTCACTTTTAAACGATCATTTTAATAAACCGTATCATTTACTCTGTGCCCATAACGGGAAAGAATTTGATTTTCCGTTTATCGCCAGAAGAATGATTATCCACCAATTAAAACTTCCGCAGAAAATAAACAATATGGGTAAAAAGCCATGGGAAATTCCGCATCTTGATACAATGGAATTATGGCGATTTGGCGATTACAAGCATTTTACTTCTTTAAAACTGCTTACCCACACGTTGGGCATACCATCACCTAAAAACGATATTAGCGGCGATCAGGTTTTCGAAGTGTACTACCAAGAAAATAATTTGCAACGAATTGTTGAATACTGCGAGCGTGACGTGGTGGCTATTGCTCAAATTGTTTTGCGCCTAAAGCAAGAAGCACTTTTAAAAGACTCAGAAATTAGCACTGTTTAA